In Diadema setosum chromosome 19, eeDiaSeto1, whole genome shotgun sequence, a genomic segment contains:
- the LOC140242832 gene encoding uncharacterized protein, whose product MYLQATNIATAPAALFLLLICTVVVGKQVGENSVYAHTNQDVELKFYAPQSCGNCTYRILVNHEVLYISGRISELDFDNDKHERVFIKRKVFFESFIVTLRITALRPSDKGLYKCIFKSGNFHTAQTYQLYIYYPPTRATCKQHNVSMSHLQCTATDGSPKGGIVCYSDVAGRSTGILPLSTSRQEDLIIAIFWGGRHNHLACCSVSKIYPKSQRDCTDFLWNHKNSDHTSKLSTESTRESTPSRHDQALIASETGSNTASTRTETRFVTTQTLLLLLYLFMTCDSRYYTIIHVALVLSLFCGYCSSMIITFQEGSLAVIEFSFPLSGDDIFFKLQILESNQPFYDNGILVPDNLMESQRQRFHVNTAQHLKDGMTVYTVVLKIDNITRHDARTISCYVYQGGSKLPNLTKTTGISVEFPPSKAECKPDNTYRPDYLEDWIMLNCTAGVGSPSGFFKCYQDGLIQPPRTDLEQNSTHITQVIWVRESHPVFCCSSKYTDMKERCQCFDFSWDPSKPIGVPSNAIPCPEADGTSSSEHFSVTSTAETPSNHMNGEDSAASTSMSSQPTSLLALAGLLILGLIIIWAFPK is encoded by the coding sequence ATGTATCTTCAGGCAACAAATATTGCCACAGCACCAGCTGCCCTGTTCTTACTACTGATATGCACAGTTGTAGTTGGAAAACAAGTGGGAGAAAACTCTGTGTATGCCCATACAAATCAAGATGTTGAACTGAAATTTTATGCCCCACAAAGCTGTGGTAACTGCACATACAGAATTCTGGTAAATCATGAAGTCTTGTACATCAGTGGCAGAATAAGCGAATTAGATTTTGATAATGACAAGCACGAAAGGGTTTTCATCAAGAGAAAGGTTTTCTTTGAGAGTTTTATTGTCACTCTAAGAATCACTGCACTACGTCCCTCTGACAAAGGCCTTTACAAGTGCATATTTAAGAGTGGCAACTTTCACACTGCACAGACCTATCAACTGTACATATACTATCCTCCAACCAGAGCGACTTGTAAACAGCATAATGTGAGCATGTCACATCTTCAGTGTACAGCAACCGACGGATCCCCAAAAGGAGGAATTGTGTGTTATTCAGATGTCGCTGGCCGATCAACGGGGATCCTCCCACTCTCAACATCCAGACAAGAAGATCTTATCATTGCAATCTTCTGGGGTGGTAGACACAACCACCTAGCCTGTTGTTCTGTGAGCAAGATTTACCCAAAAAGTCAAAGAGACTGTACAGATTTTCTGTGGAACCACAAGAACTCAGACCATACAAGCAAATTAAGTACAGAATCAACAAGAGAATCAACACCATCAAGACATGACCAAGCTCTGATTGCATCAGAAACGGGGAGCAATACTGCAAGCACCAGGACAGAGACTAGATTTGTTACAACACAGACATTATTACTTCTTTTGTACTTGTTTATGACTTGTGATTCCAGATATTACACAATCATCCATGTAGCACTAGTACTGTCACTCTTTTGTGGTTACTGCAGTTCTATGATCATAACTTTCCAAGAGGGTAGTCTAGCAGTTATTGAATTTTCCTTCCCTCTCTCTGGGGATGACATATTCTTTAAACTTCAAATATTAGAATCAAATCAACCATTCTATGACAATGGAATATTAGTTCCTGACAACTTAATGGAGAGCCAAAGACAAAGATTCCACGTAAATACAGCCCAGCACCTTAAAGATGGCATGACTGTATACACTGTGGTCTTAAAAATAGACAATATCACTCGACATGATGCTCGTACCATTTCATGTTATGTTTATCAAGGGGGTAGTAAGCTGCCTAACCTCACAAAGACAACAGGAATATCAGTTGAGTTCCCACCCAGTAAGGCAGAGTGCAAGCCTGACAACACCTACAGACCTGACTATCTAGAGGACTGGATTATGCTGAACTGTACAGCTGGGGTGGGCAGTCCGTCAGGTTTCTTCAAGTGCTACCAGGATGGTTTGATCCAACCACCACGTACTGACCTTGAGCAAAATTCAACACACATCACACAGGTGATATGGGTGCGTGAGTCACATCCTGTATTTTGCTGTTCATCCAAATACACTGATATGAAAGAAAGGTGCCAATGCTTTGACTTTTCATGGGACCCTTCAAAACCCATAGGGGTACCAAGCAATGCCATTCCTTGTCCTGAAGCAGATGGAACTTCATCAAGTGAGCATTTTTCAGTCACATCAACTGCAGAAACACCAAGTAATCACATGAATGGTGAAGACAGTGCTGCAAGCACATCCATGTCATCTCAACCAACCTCACTACTTGCTCTTGCAGGCCTCCTAATACTTGGTTTGATAATCATTTGGGCATTTCCAAAATAA